The following coding sequences are from one Brooklawnia cerclae window:
- a CDS encoding sigma-70 family RNA polymerase sigma factor, with protein MSIPAADVRDTETDEERAARFERDAMSYLDQLYGAALRMTRNAADAEDVVQETYAKAFGSFGQFKPGTNLKAWLFRILTNTYINSYRKAQRQPQVSGSADVEDWQLARAASHTSEGLPSAERDALDKMPDSAVTEALDSLSPDFRQAVLLADVEGFSYKEIAEIMGTPIGTVMSRLNRGRAQLRTKLADYAAQRGIGRDRSRDPEREHADD; from the coding sequence ATGAGCATTCCTGCCGCCGATGTTCGGGACACCGAGACTGATGAGGAACGCGCCGCCCGCTTCGAGCGGGACGCCATGTCGTACCTCGATCAGTTGTATGGTGCCGCCCTGCGCATGACACGGAACGCCGCCGATGCCGAGGATGTCGTCCAGGAGACCTACGCGAAGGCGTTCGGGTCGTTCGGGCAGTTCAAGCCCGGGACGAACCTCAAGGCATGGCTGTTCCGGATCCTCACGAACACCTACATCAACTCGTACCGCAAGGCGCAACGCCAGCCCCAGGTGAGCGGGTCGGCCGACGTCGAGGACTGGCAACTCGCCCGCGCGGCGTCCCACACCTCCGAGGGGCTGCCCTCGGCGGAGCGGGACGCGCTCGACAAGATGCCCGACTCGGCGGTGACCGAGGCACTCGACTCGCTGTCGCCCGACTTCCGTCAGGCGGTTCTGCTGGCCGATGTCGAGGGCTTCTCGTACAAGGAGATCGCCGAGATCATGGGGACGCCGATCGGCACCGTGATGTCGAGACTCAACCGGGGACGCGCACAACTGCGCACCAAGCTCGCCGACTATGCGGCGCAGCGGGGCATCGGCCGCGACCGCAGCCGCGACCCGGAACGGGAGCACGCCGATGATTGA
- a CDS encoding zf-HC2 domain-containing protein, translated as MIEFPIEFPDDLAAENECDLAMRGVHAFLHGELPESSADEIRRHLLACEKCMDNFDVETFIGALLRRCYGPTQAPEPLRMRITRLSITTHETGPESV; from the coding sequence ATGATTGAGTTCCCGATCGAGTTCCCCGACGACCTGGCGGCCGAGAACGAATGCGATCTCGCGATGCGCGGCGTCCACGCCTTCCTGCACGGGGAACTGCCCGAATCGTCCGCCGATGAGATCCGCAGGCATCTTCTCGCCTGCGAGAAGTGCATGGACAACTTCGATGTCGAGACCTTCATCGGAGCGCTGCTGAGGCGCTGTTACGGGCCGACGCAGGCTCCCGAACCGCTGCGCATGCGCATCACCAGGCTCTCCATCACCACACACGAGACCGGTCCCGAATCGGTCTGA
- a CDS encoding 50S ribosomal protein bL37, whose protein sequence is MGKGGRKRRARRKGAANHGKRPNA, encoded by the coding sequence ATGGGTAAGGGTGGACGCAAGCGTCGCGCTCGTCGCAAGGGCGCTGCCAACCACGGCAAGCGCCCCAACGCCTGA
- a CDS encoding sensor histidine kinase translates to MLRLSQVMSDHTRLGPDDSAWLEAFEREWHLLADTSFSDLILWLQDADDENVFWAAAQVRPTTGPTAVEDDVVGDTVSYDPESLVTSAWLSREIVETSDNRLRAGIPVDVWAIPVVRHDEVIAVVERHTNRMGVRAPGALEDTYLAMADTLSDMLWRGEFPVSPPSDPTMSPRVGDGVLWVDVDGSVDYASPNAVSCLRKLGLVGDFIGEDVRTIVPSVAEHLAGHGDHHTSPWELTAEQPDASVRFRVLPLTAGGAWVATVVLCRDVTLLRERERQLVTKDATIREIHHRVKNNLQTVAALLRLQSRRMSSPEAKDALRDAMRRVQSIAAVHEILSQGFNEAVEFDDIADRILLMVGDVASATGQVQARREGSFGQVPADVATSLSLVMTELLQNAIEHGLMSRSGEVLVHPQRTADGLILDVVDNGAGLPDGFDLSSASSLGLSIVSTLVKDLGGEFSLTNNANGGSTARARVSWESE, encoded by the coding sequence ATGCTGCGCCTGTCCCAGGTGATGTCCGACCACACCCGTCTGGGTCCTGATGATTCCGCCTGGCTGGAGGCGTTCGAGCGGGAATGGCACCTGCTGGCCGACACCAGCTTCTCCGACCTCATCCTGTGGCTGCAGGACGCGGACGACGAGAACGTCTTCTGGGCGGCCGCCCAGGTGCGTCCCACCACGGGCCCGACGGCGGTCGAGGACGACGTGGTCGGCGACACGGTCAGCTACGACCCCGAGTCGCTGGTCACCTCCGCCTGGCTGAGCCGCGAGATCGTCGAGACCAGCGACAACCGCCTGCGCGCCGGAATACCGGTGGACGTCTGGGCGATCCCGGTCGTCCGGCACGACGAGGTCATCGCCGTGGTCGAGCGCCACACCAACCGCATGGGTGTCCGTGCGCCGGGAGCGCTCGAGGACACCTACCTGGCGATGGCCGACACCCTCAGCGACATGCTGTGGCGGGGCGAGTTCCCCGTCAGCCCGCCGAGCGACCCGACCATGAGCCCCCGGGTGGGCGACGGGGTGCTGTGGGTGGACGTCGACGGCAGCGTCGACTACGCCAGCCCGAACGCGGTGTCATGTTTGCGCAAGCTGGGGCTGGTGGGCGACTTCATCGGCGAGGACGTGCGGACCATCGTGCCGTCGGTGGCCGAGCACCTCGCGGGCCACGGCGACCATCACACGAGCCCGTGGGAGCTGACCGCGGAACAGCCCGACGCGAGCGTGCGCTTCCGCGTGCTCCCGCTGACCGCGGGAGGCGCCTGGGTTGCCACCGTCGTCCTGTGCCGCGACGTCACGCTCCTGCGCGAGCGCGAGCGCCAGCTCGTCACCAAGGACGCGACCATCCGCGAGATCCACCACCGCGTGAAGAACAACCTGCAGACGGTCGCGGCTCTGCTGCGGCTCCAGTCGCGCCGGATGAGTTCGCCCGAGGCGAAGGACGCGCTTCGCGACGCCATGCGGCGGGTCCAGTCGATCGCCGCGGTGCACGAGATCTTGTCGCAGGGGTTCAACGAGGCGGTCGAGTTCGACGACATCGCCGACCGCATCCTGTTGATGGTGGGAGACGTCGCATCGGCCACGGGACAGGTACAGGCCCGGCGTGAGGGCTCGTTCGGCCAGGTGCCGGCCGACGTGGCCACGTCACTGTCGCTGGTCATGACCGAACTGCTCCAGAACGCCATCGAGCACGGCCTGATGTCGCGTAGCGGCGAGGTGCTCGTCCACCCCCAGCGGACGGCCGACGGCCTGATCCTCGACGTCGTCGACAACGGCGCCGGGCTGCCGGACGGGTTCGACCTGTCGAGTGCGAGCAGCCTGGGGCTGTCGATCGTGTCGACGCTCGTGAAAGACCTGGGGGGCGAGT